In Campylobacter concisus, the sequence TTTTGAGTATTCATCTTCGCAGACGATCTTGTTGCCTTTGCTATCAACTGGCTGAAGGAGTTTATCTTTAAATTTATCGCTCCAACCCTTGTGAGCGCCCATGATCCATTTTACTTGTTTATCGCGGCCGATCTTGATAACTGCGTCTTGGTGGCGGCTTGAAATGATGATGCTATCATCGCTTGGGTCGTAATCCACGCTATTTACGTGCGCCCAGTTACGTCCGGGGCCTGCGCCAACTATGTCGCCCCATTTATCGTGCGTATCCATAGATTGAAGCTCGTCAGAGCTTGCTGTGTGGCCTGCTTTTTTAGCGTCGATGTTTAAGCAAACTGCGCCTTGATCAAGCGTTTTTAGCACGATATCACGGTAAGGATCGAGGATTTCATATAGTCTAAAATCATCAACTACGTTGCCATCTCTGTCAAGCTCAACGATCACATCGCGCACTGTTCTTACATTTTTGCCATCAGCCCTTTTATAGTCGGCATTTGCCACGCGCAAGAAGTAGTGTCCGTTTTGTGCTACGTCCATCGAGTGAGAGAAGTCGTTGTAGCTAGCTGGTAGCTCGCGGTTAAAAATTTCTCTACCCATGATGTCGTATTTTGCGTATCTTTGGCCATATCCCCAAGTCATAGCGCCGTCGTCATTTTGCTTAAAGCCCATCATCACGCCAGCGTGAAATGGCTGCTTTAGATCGTAAATTTTACTTGGTTCAAGATACCATCTAACCTCGCCTTTTGTATCAAGGATGAAGTTATTTGGGCTGTAGTTCCACTCGATCGCACCGCCAGCTGGGTTGTTCCAAACGACTTTTGTGCCCTTGCCTGTTTTATTTACAAAGTTATTTACGTAGTAGAGGCGGTTTGCAAATTTAGCGCTTGCTGGCTTAGTAACCTCGATCTTGTCAAATAGTGCGCCCTTTTGATTTGGTGTACCTGAGCTTTCTAGGTAGATAGCTGGGGCGTAAATTTTATAGCTCTCTTTTATGTGCTCGGTCTTACCTTTGTAGCTCTTGTCGTATTCGACCTCAACGGTGTTTTGATAGTCAGGATACATGCCAAAAACTGGGATGCCGCCATGTGTGCGAAGATGCTTGTCAGCCACTTTGTAGCTTATCACCTGACCACCTTGTTTTGGCACAATGGTTACTTTGGCATTGCTTAGTGTGTAGCCGCCATTTTTGATGACTGCTGTAAGTGGAGCAGTATCGTATGGATTTACCACTACTTCGCCGATAGCTCCTGTTATAGCGTAGTCAAGTTTAGCTCCGCTTGGACCGCCTATCGCAAAAGCGCTAGAGCAAAACACAGAGGCTAGTGCAACACAACTCAAAGTCTTTTTCATAACATCTCCTTTGGATAAATTTTATAAACTCTACTCATAAAGCTTATAAAATTTAGAAAAAGCCTTGGAACGCCCAAGGCTTAAAATAGGTAAAAGGAGTAATAAAAAATATTGCGTCCTTCGTAATTGTAATAAAATCTTATAACATAAAAATCACGATAAACTTTATAA encodes:
- a CDS encoding aryl-sulfate sulfotransferase, translating into MKKTLSCVALASVFCSSAFAIGGPSGAKLDYAITGAIGEVVVNPYDTAPLTAVIKNGGYTLSNAKVTIVPKQGGQVISYKVADKHLRTHGGIPVFGMYPDYQNTVEVEYDKSYKGKTEHIKESYKIYAPAIYLESSGTPNQKGALFDKIEVTKPASAKFANRLYYVNNFVNKTGKGTKVVWNNPAGGAIEWNYSPNNFILDTKGEVRWYLEPSKIYDLKQPFHAGVMMGFKQNDDGAMTWGYGQRYAKYDIMGREIFNRELPASYNDFSHSMDVAQNGHYFLRVANADYKRADGKNVRTVRDVIVELDRDGNVVDDFRLYEILDPYRDIVLKTLDQGAVCLNIDAKKAGHTASSDELQSMDTHDKWGDIVGAGPGRNWAHVNSVDYDPSDDSIIISSRHQDAVIKIGRDKQVKWIMGAHKGWSDKFKDKLLQPVDSKGNKIVCEDEYSKCPGYESDKGGFDWQWTQHTAFRIDSKSKKGEIYLSVFDNGDTRGMEQPAIAGMKYSRAVVYKIDEKKKTVEQIWEYGKERGKEWYSSVTSLTQYQDDLDSVMVYSAVAGMQFDIAKGRPVGLPSPHIDEFEWGAKEPSIEIKMTNAMGYQAFPFSLQKAFEK